One genomic window of Glycine max cultivar Williams 82 chromosome 16, Glycine_max_v4.0, whole genome shotgun sequence includes the following:
- the LOC100810659 gene encoding tRNA(His) guanylyltransferase 2 — protein sequence MANSKYEYVKCFEVEDEVMFPNIILVWIKASKLHKPHDLNALKLMNSCAVEVLEEYADVVLAYGFSDEYTFVFKKTSKFYERRASKVLSIFTSFFSSIFVRKWDEFFPYKELQCSPSFHGRVIACASVEALQVYLLWRQNICHLTNLHEQCLWRLVERGMNGKEAWDFIKDFDKGELNNLLFDEFNVNYNTLEPIFRQGSCVLKTIVEDIVKYTDNGAPIKRCKRKIITVRSKKIASKRFWNEHTVLLKELGGFVEEINNVTPEYVRSFEFDSKLMPSTWIVVRIDGCHFHRFSEIHEFVKPNDDRALNLMNLCAVAVLEKFWEDIVFAYGVSDEYSFILKKATNLYQRRANTIISAIVSFFTSTYVMRWKNFFPQSELKYPPSFDGRAVCYPSTEILRDYLSWRQVDCHINNQYNSCFWKLVASGKSKREAQNSLKGAQLQKKIEELAIDYNNLPVMYRQGSSVYRDKVDIALIHQENGEFPENYGKVIVGHIDIIGPTFWLEHPNILD from the coding sequence ATGGCTAACAGCAAATATGAGTATGTCAAGTGTTTTGAAGTTGAGGATGAGGTCATGTTTCCTAATATCATTCTTGTTTGGATCAAGGCCAGTAAACTCCATAAACCTCATGATTTAAATGCCTTGAAATTGATGAACTCTTGCGCTGTTGAAGTTCTTGAAGAGTATGCAGACGTAGTCCTTGCATATGGGTTCAGTGATGAgtatacttttgttttcaagaagACCTCCAAGTTCTATGAAAGGCGTGCAAGCAAAGTGCTATccatctttacttcttttttctcATCCATCTTTGTGAGAAAATGGGATGAATTCTTTCCATACAAGGAACTACAATGTTCTCCTTCCTTCCATGGGCGAGTCATAGCTTGTGCATCTGTAGAAGCTCTTCAAGTGTATCTTTTGTGGCGGCAGAATATTTGTCATTTGACTAATCTGCATGAGCAATGCCTTTGGCGTCTTGTTGAACGTGGAATGAATGGGAAGGAAGCATGGGATTTCATCAAGGATTTTGACAAAGGTGAGCTAAACAATCTTTTATTTGATGAGTTCAATGTCAATTACAATACACTAGAGCCGATATTCCGCCAAGGGTCTTGTGTTCTGAAGACAATCGTTGAGGATATTGTGAAGTACACAGATAATGGTGCTCCAATTAAAAGGTGCAAAAGGAAGATAATCACAGTGCGTTCCAAGAAAATAGCAAGTAAGAGATTTTGGAATGAGCATACTGTTCTTTTGAAGGAGCTTGGTGGGTTTGTTGAAGAAATTAACAATGTGACTCCCGAGTATGTGAGGTCCTTTGAATTTGATAGCAAATTGATGCCGTCTACATGGATTGTAGTTCGAATAGATGGATGCCACTTCCACAGGTTTTCTGAGATACATGAATTTGTAAAGCCAAATGATGATAGAGCTCTTAACTTGATGAATTTGTGTGCAGTCGCTGTCTTAGAAAAGTTTTGGGAGGATATAGTCTTTGCCTATGGGGTTAGTGATGAGTATAGCTTTATTCTTAAGAAAGCCACTAATCTTTATCAAAGGAGAGCTAATACAATAATTTCAGCTATTGTGTCTTTCTTCACATCCACTTATGTGATGAGATGGAAAAACTTCTTCCCACAAAGTGAGTTAAAGTACCCTCCTTCCTTTGATGGACGAGCAGTGTGCTATCCATCTACTGAGATTCTACGGGACTACCTTTCATGGAGACAAGTGGATTGCCACATCAACAATCAATATAACTCTTGTTTCTGGAAGTTAGTTGCATCtggaaaaagcaaaagggaagCCCAAAATAGTTTAAAGGGTGCTCAGTTGCAAAAGAAAATTGAGGAATTGGCTATTGACTACAATAATTTACCAGTCATGTACCGACAAGGATCCTCGGTTTATAGGGACAAGGTAGATATTGCTCTAATTCATCAGGAGAATGGAGAGTTTCCTGAAAATTATGGAAAGGTTATTGTAGGACATATTGACATTATTGGACCAACCTTTTGGTTGGAACACCCAAACATCCTTGATTAA